A single genomic interval of Lynx canadensis isolate LIC74 chromosome A2, mLynCan4.pri.v2, whole genome shotgun sequence harbors:
- the HNRNPA2B1 gene encoding heterogeneous nuclear ribonucleoproteins A2/B1 isoform X2, with translation MEREKEQFRKLFIGGLSFETTEESLRNYYEQWGKLTDCVVMRDPASKRSRGFGFVTFSSMAEVDAAMAARPHSIDGRVVEPKRAVAREESGKPGAHVTVKKLFVGGIKEDTEEHHLRDYFEEYGKIDTIEIITDRQSGKKRGFGFVTFDDHDPVDKIVLQKYHTINGHNAEVRKALSRQEMQEVQSSRSGRGGNFGFGDSRGGGGNFGPGPGSNFRGGSDGYGSGRGFGDGYNGYGGGPGGGNFGGSPGYGGGRGGYGGGGPGYGNQGGGYGGGYDNYGGGNYGSGNYNDFGNYNQQPSNYGPMKSGNFGGSRNMGGPYGGGNYGPGGSGGSGGYGGRSRY, from the exons ATGGAG agagaaaaggaacagtTCCGTAAACTTTTTATTGGTGGCTTGAGCTTTGAAACCACAGAAGAAAGTTTGAGGAACTACTACGAGCAATGGGGGAAACTTACAGACTGTGTG gtcaTGAGAGATCCTGCAAGCAAAAGATCAAGAGGATTTGGTTTTGTAACTTTTTCGTCCATGGCTGAGGTTGACGCTGCCATGGCTGCAAGACCTCATTCAATTGATGGGAGAGTGGTTGAGCCAAAACGTGCTGTTGCAAGAGAG gaatCTGGAAAGCCAGGGGCTCACGTAACTGTGAAGAAGCTGTTTGTTGGTGGAATTAAAGAAGATACTGAGGAACATCATCTTAGAGATTACTTCGAAGAGTATGGAAAGATTGATACCATTGAGATAATTACTGATAGGCAGTCTGGAAAGAAAAGAGGCTTTGGATTTGTTACCTTTGATGATCACGATCCCGTGGATAAAATTGTGT TGCAGAAATACCATACCATCAATGGTCATAATGCAGAAGTAAGAAAGGCTCTGTCTAGACAAGAAATGCAGGAAGTCCAGAGTTCTAGAAGTGGAAGAGGAG GCAACTTCGGTTTTGGAGATTCTCGTGGTGGTGGTGGAAATTTTGGACCAGGCCCGGGAAGTAACTTTAGAGGAGGATCTG ATGGATATGGAAGTGGTCGCGGATTTGGGGATGGCTATAATGGGTATGGAGGAGGACCTGGAG GTGGCAATTTTGGAGGTAGCCCTGGttatggaggaggaagaggaggatatGGTGGTGGAGGACCTGGATATGGCAACCAGGGTGGGGGCTACGGAGGTGGTTATGACAACTATGGAGGAG GAAATTACGGAAGTGGAAATTACAATGATTTTGGAAATTATAACCAGCAACCTTCTAACTATGGTCCAATGAAGAGTGGAAACTTTGGTGGTAGCAGGAACATGGGGGGACCATATGGTGGAG GAAACTATGGTCCTGGAGGCAGTGGAGGAAGTGGGGGTTATGGAGGGAGAAGCCGATATTGA
- the HNRNPA2B1 gene encoding heterogeneous nuclear ribonucleoproteins A2/B1 isoform X1 → MEKTLETVPLERKKREKEQFRKLFIGGLSFETTEESLRNYYEQWGKLTDCVVMRDPASKRSRGFGFVTFSSMAEVDAAMAARPHSIDGRVVEPKRAVAREESGKPGAHVTVKKLFVGGIKEDTEEHHLRDYFEEYGKIDTIEIITDRQSGKKRGFGFVTFDDHDPVDKIVLQKYHTINGHNAEVRKALSRQEMQEVQSSRSGRGGNFGFGDSRGGGGNFGPGPGSNFRGGSDGYGSGRGFGDGYNGYGGGPGGGNFGGSPGYGGGRGGYGGGGPGYGNQGGGYGGGYDNYGGGNYGSGNYNDFGNYNQQPSNYGPMKSGNFGGSRNMGGPYGGGNYGPGGSGGSGGYGGRSRY, encoded by the exons ATGGAG aaaACTTTAGAAACTGTTCCTTTGGAGAGGAAAAAG agagaaaaggaacagtTCCGTAAACTTTTTATTGGTGGCTTGAGCTTTGAAACCACAGAAGAAAGTTTGAGGAACTACTACGAGCAATGGGGGAAACTTACAGACTGTGTG gtcaTGAGAGATCCTGCAAGCAAAAGATCAAGAGGATTTGGTTTTGTAACTTTTTCGTCCATGGCTGAGGTTGACGCTGCCATGGCTGCAAGACCTCATTCAATTGATGGGAGAGTGGTTGAGCCAAAACGTGCTGTTGCAAGAGAG gaatCTGGAAAGCCAGGGGCTCACGTAACTGTGAAGAAGCTGTTTGTTGGTGGAATTAAAGAAGATACTGAGGAACATCATCTTAGAGATTACTTCGAAGAGTATGGAAAGATTGATACCATTGAGATAATTACTGATAGGCAGTCTGGAAAGAAAAGAGGCTTTGGATTTGTTACCTTTGATGATCACGATCCCGTGGATAAAATTGTGT TGCAGAAATACCATACCATCAATGGTCATAATGCAGAAGTAAGAAAGGCTCTGTCTAGACAAGAAATGCAGGAAGTCCAGAGTTCTAGAAGTGGAAGAGGAG GCAACTTCGGTTTTGGAGATTCTCGTGGTGGTGGTGGAAATTTTGGACCAGGCCCGGGAAGTAACTTTAGAGGAGGATCTG ATGGATATGGAAGTGGTCGCGGATTTGGGGATGGCTATAATGGGTATGGAGGAGGACCTGGAG GTGGCAATTTTGGAGGTAGCCCTGGttatggaggaggaagaggaggatatGGTGGTGGAGGACCTGGATATGGCAACCAGGGTGGGGGCTACGGAGGTGGTTATGACAACTATGGAGGAG GAAATTACGGAAGTGGAAATTACAATGATTTTGGAAATTATAACCAGCAACCTTCTAACTATGGTCCAATGAAGAGTGGAAACTTTGGTGGTAGCAGGAACATGGGGGGACCATATGGTGGAG GAAACTATGGTCCTGGAGGCAGTGGAGGAAGTGGGGGTTATGGAGGGAGAAGCCGATATTGA